From one Streptomyces sp. CA-210063 genomic stretch:
- the def gene encoding peptide deformylase — protein MRQGSIPGARGRVLPMTLLGDPVLRAPCEEVTDFGPELACLVEDMFATMYHARGVGLAANQVGRGLRVFVYDCPDDEDVRHVGHVVNPRLVSAEGIVLRGPEGCLSLPGLEAGVERYDEAVVEGVTVDGERVRVWGSGFFARCLQHECDHLEGRVYVDRLSGWRRSRVMRKVAKASWGR, from the coding sequence ATGCGACAAGGCTCGATTCCGGGCGCCCGAGGGCGCGTTCTTCCCATGACACTGCTCGGGGACCCCGTATTGCGCGCTCCTTGTGAGGAGGTGACGGACTTCGGGCCCGAACTGGCGTGCCTTGTGGAGGATATGTTCGCGACGATGTACCACGCGCGAGGGGTGGGGCTCGCCGCGAACCAGGTGGGCCGGGGGTTGCGGGTCTTCGTGTACGACTGCCCGGACGACGAGGATGTGCGGCATGTCGGGCATGTGGTGAATCCTCGGCTCGTCTCGGCGGAGGGGATCGTGCTGCGGGGGCCTGAGGGGTGTCTGTCGTTGCCGGGGCTGGAGGCGGGGGTCGAGCGGTACGACGAGGCGGTGGTGGAGGGGGTCACGGTGGACGGGGAGCGGGTGCGGGTGTGGGGGAGTGGGTTCTTCGCGCGGTGTCTTCAGCATGAGTGTGATCACCTTGAGGGCCGGGTGTATGTGGACCGGCTGAGTGGGTGGCGTCGTTCTCGCGTGATGAGGAAGGTCGCGAAGGCGTCGTGGGGGCGGTGA